The following are encoded together in the Desulfococcus multivorans genome:
- a CDS encoding class I SAM-dependent methyltransferase produces the protein MITVDFRRIPIKPGHRILDVGCGTGRHMAETVRRPDTMTVGTDINGKDLLDARNRLAELDKIGEIRGLWRLGIADITALPFADAAFDLVICSEVLEHIPAHRAAVTELVRVLKPGGDLVISVPCYLPEKICWTLSKTYRSTPGGHIRIYSREAIQHLITASKVQLQGCHRAHSLHVPYWWLKCLLGLHRTDRLLVNTYHRFLVWDMMRHPKVTRFLEQLLNVVMGKSLVVYGRKSTLHPPSRQPSIPRHRLPSHLIG, from the coding sequence ATGATTACCGTTGATTTCAGACGGATTCCCATCAAACCCGGTCATCGGATTCTGGATGTCGGTTGTGGCACGGGCCGCCACATGGCGGAAACCGTCCGCCGTCCGGATACGATGACCGTGGGAACCGACATCAACGGAAAGGATCTTCTGGACGCCAGAAACCGTTTGGCCGAGCTGGACAAAATCGGAGAGATTCGAGGTTTGTGGCGGCTGGGAATAGCCGATATCACTGCCCTGCCCTTCGCCGACGCCGCCTTCGATCTCGTGATCTGCTCCGAAGTATTGGAACACATCCCTGCTCACCGGGCCGCCGTCACCGAACTCGTTCGCGTCCTGAAACCCGGCGGCGATCTCGTTATCAGCGTACCCTGCTATCTTCCTGAAAAAATATGCTGGACACTCTCAAAAACCTATCGATCAACCCCCGGAGGCCATATCCGGATTTACAGCCGCGAAGCGATACAGCACCTCATCACCGCATCGAAGGTCCAGCTGCAAGGATGTCATCGCGCCCATAGCCTCCATGTTCCCTACTGGTGGTTGAAATGCCTTCTGGGTCTTCATCGGACCGACCGGCTTCTTGTCAATACGTATCATCGCTTCCTGGTGTGGGACATGATGCGGCATCCCAAGGTCACCCGCTTTCTGGAACAGTTGTTGAATGTCGTGATGGGGAAAAGCCTCGTGGTTTACGGCAGGAAAAGCACCCTTCATCCGCCGTCGCGCCAACCGTCCATTCCTCGACACAGGTTGCCGTCACATCTAATAGGATGA
- a CDS encoding sigma-54 interaction domain-containing protein gives MESVLVICRNKEALQAIISAFPKDSRVDRAANPSRAMTFLKKNSYEFVFIDIDILQASYPDLPIDEALTVFRKGHEASEFIVMSSKSQIRQMVKALKFGAADYLTYPVEPEEVALVLKNLRESMMLASELAYLRERHFQEAAYELIDSQNTAMIKVFNSIRMVAPTRTPILLVGETGVGKGVLARLIHRQSHRKNAQFISVHCGAIPETLVENELFGHEKGAFTGAGHRKLGKFEIASEGTIFLDEIGTVTPLIQIKLLQVLQDGTFSRLGGEEELKTQARVIAATNADLKQMSQEGQFRKDLYYRLNVFPIEIPPLRKRLEDIPFFVEMFLKKLNRLYCKEIKGAHPSVIDALMHYSWPGNIRELENLIERAYIVETSRLLTPESFSVELIEAEAATKTIHSGASLAEGRRRAVEVFEKQYLTELLARHRGRVKSAAADAGVSTRQLSKLMLKYALRKEVFK, from the coding sequence ATGGAGTCCGTTCTTGTGATTTGCCGGAACAAGGAAGCCCTTCAGGCCATCATATCCGCTTTTCCGAAGGATAGCCGGGTCGATAGGGCTGCAAACCCATCCCGTGCGATGACCTTCTTAAAGAAAAATTCCTATGAATTCGTGTTCATCGATATCGATATCCTTCAGGCGTCCTATCCGGATTTACCGATCGATGAAGCGCTGACCGTCTTTCGCAAGGGGCATGAGGCCTCTGAATTTATCGTTATGTCTTCCAAAAGCCAAATCCGACAGATGGTCAAGGCATTGAAATTCGGGGCCGCCGACTATCTTACCTATCCCGTTGAACCGGAGGAGGTCGCCCTGGTGCTGAAAAACCTTCGGGAGTCGATGATGCTTGCCTCCGAATTGGCTTATCTAAGAGAGCGTCATTTCCAGGAGGCGGCCTATGAGCTCATCGATTCTCAAAATACGGCCATGATCAAGGTGTTTAACAGCATCCGGATGGTTGCTCCGACACGGACCCCCATACTGTTGGTGGGAGAGACCGGTGTCGGGAAAGGGGTTCTGGCGAGATTGATCCATCGCCAGAGTCATCGTAAGAATGCGCAGTTTATCAGTGTCCATTGCGGTGCAATTCCGGAAACCCTGGTGGAAAATGAACTGTTTGGCCATGAGAAAGGCGCATTCACCGGCGCTGGTCACAGGAAACTCGGAAAGTTCGAAATCGCAAGTGAAGGTACGATTTTTCTGGATGAGATCGGTACCGTCACGCCTCTCATTCAAATCAAACTGCTTCAGGTTCTCCAGGACGGAACCTTCAGCAGACTGGGTGGAGAGGAGGAACTGAAGACCCAGGCCAGGGTGATCGCCGCTACGAACGCCGATCTGAAACAGATGAGCCAGGAGGGACAGTTTCGGAAAGATCTGTACTATCGCCTCAATGTTTTCCCCATCGAGATTCCCCCGTTACGAAAGCGGCTCGAGGACATTCCTTTTTTCGTGGAAATGTTCCTTAAAAAATTGAATCGGCTCTATTGCAAGGAGATCAAGGGAGCGCATCCGTCGGTCATTGATGCATTGATGCATTACAGCTGGCCTGGAAACATCCGGGAACTCGAAAATCTGATCGAGCGAGCCTATATCGTGGAAACCTCCAGGTTGCTGACACCTGAAAGTTTTTCGGTGGAATTGATTGAGGCTGAAGCGGCGACAAAGACAATCCATTCGGGTGCCTCCCTGGCTGAGGGGCGGCGTCGGGCTGTCGAGGTTTTTGAAAAGCAGTACCTGACGGAGCTTTTGGCACGGCACAGGGGAAGGGTTAAAAGTGCCGCTGCGGATGCCGGCGTCAGCACACGGCAGTTAAGCAAACTGATGTTGAAATACGCTCTTAGAAAAGAGGTTTTCAAATAG
- a CDS encoding glycosyltransferase family 4 protein: MPERHRRPLRVCLLSYRSNPHCGGQGVYIRHLSKALTNLGHQVDVISGPPLPILDKRVRIIYLPGLDLYNPENLFRTPSLRELRDPINLLEWTGVSTMGFPEPMTFGIRAFQFLRNRLDRYDIIHDNQSLSYGVWALKNRIPAIVTIHHPITVDRDVAVRSVRSWWKKLKHRRWYSFIGMQIRVARKFSRIITVSERTRADISREFSIPDHRFRVIPNGIDTDVFHPVPEIRRDPRRIIVTNSADMPLKGLYYLLQAIADIAGKTPDLKLIVVGTPKRNGGVVKLIRRLGIGDHIRFTGRITDAAFVIEYAKAGMAVVPSVYEGFGLPAGEAMACGVPVISTTGGALPEVVGDAGILVPPADPDALGLAIQRLMDNPDHAWELGMKGRKRVQENFTWQEAAVKTAIAYQEVIDDYR, translated from the coding sequence ATGCCGGAACGTCACCGGAGGCCGCTGAGAGTCTGCCTGCTCAGTTATCGGAGCAACCCTCATTGCGGCGGGCAAGGGGTTTATATCCGACATCTGAGCAAGGCGCTCACGAATCTCGGGCATCAAGTGGATGTCATTTCCGGACCGCCGCTGCCGATCCTGGATAAAAGAGTCCGTATTATCTACCTGCCCGGTCTGGATCTCTACAACCCTGAAAATCTGTTCAGAACGCCTTCCCTCCGAGAACTCCGGGATCCGATCAACCTGCTGGAATGGACCGGCGTCTCCACCATGGGGTTTCCCGAACCCATGACCTTTGGCATTCGCGCCTTTCAGTTTCTACGAAACCGGCTGGACCGATATGACATTATCCATGACAACCAGAGCCTTTCTTACGGGGTGTGGGCACTCAAAAACCGAATACCCGCCATTGTCACGATCCATCATCCCATCACCGTTGACCGGGATGTGGCGGTCCGATCGGTTCGATCATGGTGGAAAAAATTGAAGCACCGACGATGGTATTCATTCATCGGGATGCAAATCCGGGTAGCCCGGAAATTCTCCCGCATCATCACCGTATCCGAGCGAACCAGAGCAGACATCAGCCGGGAGTTTTCCATCCCCGACCACCGCTTCAGGGTTATTCCCAACGGTATTGACACCGACGTGTTCCACCCCGTTCCTGAAATCCGTCGGGATCCCCGTCGGATCATCGTGACCAACAGCGCCGACATGCCCTTGAAAGGACTCTATTATCTCCTTCAAGCCATCGCAGATATCGCTGGGAAAACCCCGGATCTGAAACTCATCGTCGTCGGAACGCCCAAAAGGAACGGCGGTGTCGTCAAGCTTATCCGCAGACTCGGCATCGGAGATCACATCCGCTTCACCGGAAGAATCACCGACGCGGCGTTTGTTATTGAGTATGCAAAAGCCGGAATGGCCGTCGTACCCTCCGTATATGAAGGATTTGGTCTTCCGGCGGGAGAGGCGATGGCCTGTGGTGTCCCTGTCATTTCGACCACCGGCGGTGCTCTGCCGGAAGTGGTTGGGGATGCCGGCATACTGGTACCTCCGGCCGATCCCGATGCCCTCGGCCTGGCGATTCAGCGGCTGATGGACAATCCTGACCACGCGTGGGAACTGGGGATGAAAGGACGCAAACGGGTTCAGGAAAATTTTACGTGGCAGGAAGCCGCCGTCAAAACGGCGATCGCTTATCAGGAGGTGATTGATGATTACCGTTGA
- a CDS encoding hydroxymethylglutaryl-CoA lyase: protein MAIPEKVTLVEVGPRDGFQLEPKIIPTDLKLEMITRLAASGLKYIQVASFVNPRRVPQMADADDLVRRLPQMPSVTFFGLALNAVGVERAWLSGLKCIEVSISASDAHSRRNAGLSYASALREGENMASIAAAAGMTVTASVQCAFGCVFEGEISMSRVLDAARMFTAAGVARLTLADTTGMGTPPAVERMLREFDTANLDLPVGLHLHDTRGLGLVNAAVGLRCGVSFFDTALGGMGGCPFVPGAAGNIATEDTAYLMSAMGVETGVDWKAVASCTRRLSAFLGRDLPGKLYRMA from the coding sequence ATGGCGATCCCCGAAAAGGTCACCCTGGTGGAAGTGGGCCCTCGCGACGGCTTCCAGCTGGAACCCAAAATTATTCCTACGGACCTCAAGCTTGAGATGATCACCCGCCTGGCGGCATCCGGACTCAAATACATTCAAGTGGCGTCTTTCGTCAATCCCCGGCGGGTGCCCCAGATGGCTGATGCCGATGATCTTGTCCGGCGACTCCCACAGATGCCTTCGGTGACATTTTTCGGTTTGGCGTTGAATGCGGTTGGGGTGGAACGCGCTTGGCTGTCCGGTCTGAAGTGTATCGAGGTGTCGATTTCCGCAAGTGATGCCCACAGTCGAAGGAATGCGGGTCTGTCCTACGCATCGGCCTTACGGGAGGGAGAAAATATGGCTTCCATTGCGGCCGCCGCTGGCATGACGGTAACGGCCAGCGTTCAGTGCGCCTTTGGGTGCGTTTTCGAAGGTGAGATTTCGATGTCGCGTGTCCTGGACGCCGCCCGAATGTTCACGGCTGCCGGTGTGGCGCGGCTGACGCTGGCCGACACAACGGGAATGGGAACGCCGCCTGCGGTGGAACGAATGCTTCGTGAATTCGACACGGCGAACCTCGATCTTCCCGTCGGCCTCCATCTCCATGACACCCGGGGTCTGGGCCTGGTCAATGCGGCCGTCGGGCTTCGGTGCGGTGTCTCTTTCTTTGACACCGCCCTGGGGGGAATGGGTGGCTGCCCTTTTGTCCCCGGGGCTGCCGGAAACATTGCGACGGAGGACACCGCTTACCTGATGTCGGCAATGGGCGTCGAAACGGGTGTAGACTGGAAGGCGGTGGCGTCCTGCACGCGGCGCCTGTCCGCCTTTTTGGGTCGTGACTTGCCGGGCAAACTCTACCGGATGGCTTGA
- a CDS encoding NUDIX hydrolase — MSTINGILEKIYCPFCRHPLIRKDWEGRRRLFCIRCDAPLYENPIPAACVITVDGEGRLLLVRRGVEPKRGLWCLPGGYMELGETPEETALRELREETGLVGRIDRILDADANPSRIYHTVALVCYLVKEFHGRPVPGDDADDVGFFLPAALPELAFSSHRKFIRRYHAREGQSPLYPPGG, encoded by the coding sequence ATTTCGACGATTAACGGCATCCTTGAAAAAATATACTGTCCCTTCTGTCGTCATCCACTGATCCGGAAGGATTGGGAGGGACGTCGGCGCCTCTTCTGCATTCGATGCGACGCGCCCCTCTATGAGAATCCCATCCCCGCCGCCTGCGTCATCACCGTCGACGGCGAGGGCCGTCTTCTTTTGGTTCGGCGCGGGGTTGAACCCAAACGGGGCCTTTGGTGCCTTCCCGGGGGATATATGGAACTGGGAGAGACACCAGAGGAGACGGCTTTGAGGGAACTCAGGGAGGAAACGGGCCTTGTCGGCCGCATCGACCGCATCCTGGACGCCGACGCCAATCCCAGCAGAATCTATCACACAGTGGCCCTGGTATGTTACCTGGTGAAGGAATTCCACGGCAGGCCGGTCCCGGGCGACGATGCAGACGATGTCGGTTTCTTTCTTCCCGCAGCGTTGCCGGAACTGGCCTTCAGCAGCCACCGGAAATTCATTCGTCGATACCATGCACGGGAGGGACAATCGCCGCTTTACCCCCCTGGCGGATGA